Below is a genomic region from candidate division WOR-3 bacterium.
GTACCGAGCCGACGACGTTCCGCCAGGTGTCGCCCGACGCAGGATACGAGTCGAGTTCAACCGAGTCGAGACCGAGCGACGTGAAGTAGCTCGCCACGTACTCCTCGGCGCGGCGGCAGGAATCAGTGGGCGAATAGCGGGTGGCGAAGTCCTGCAGCCGCTGGAGCCGGGCCTGGATTGAATCCGGGCTGACCTTGGCAATCAGGCGCTGGATGAAGGTGTCTTGAGAAAGAAGTCCGAAGTCCGAATGACAAATGTCGAATGGCGGATTCCGGTCCCAGACAGAGTCCAGGGGCATCGCAGACTGGCCGGAAGACGGGGACTGTACCACGCCAAGTTCGACGTGGGCGCTCCGAGGGGCTGTCCCCAGGTTTCCGGCCGGGGCCGAAGCGGCGAGGACTGCAATGTACAGGAATACGCTTGTTTTCACGAGTCAGTTTCGGCGGTTTGGGCCGCGTGTCAAGCCGGTGCGGGTCTGCCCCTCACCCTCTTCCCGCGGGGGAGAGGGAATGGAGTGAGGGGTAGTCAACTGCGCTTGACAACCGGCGGTTCTCGGGCCAGCATTAGGCATGAGAACAATTGCTGTTGTCCTTCTTCTGTTCCCAGTCCTCGCGCTCGCTCAGAGCTGTCCGGGCTGCCCTAACAGCGGCAAAGAGGCCGAGCCCTGCCACTGGCTGGAGGTCACCGGTATCGTGCCTGACGGGCCGGCGGCAAGGGCCGGAATCCGGGTCGGCGACGCGCTGGCGAGCTATGACGGCAAGCCGATGGGCTGCCGGGCCGAACTGAGCGCAGCGCAGGCAGCGGTGCAGGTTGACTCGGTCGTGGCTTCGTTCCGGCGCGGGAACAAGGAACTGAACTTCGTGCTGCCCAAAGGGAAGCTTGGGATTCACTTCGCCGAGTGGATGAACGACCTGCGGCCCGACTCGGGCGCGAAGCTGATAGCGGGCGTGCCGAACCTGAGCTGGAACGAGATGAACAGCTTCATGGGCGCGCTCCAGGCAGTTGGACACAGGATCGGCGACCATTCGGGTTACGCGTTCCTGTCCGGGGTCTCCGGCGCGGCATTCCGCACCCAGTTCTTTGATACCTGGTGCCCGAGCTCGCCGGACGCGACTGTAGGCTTTGACGCCGGAACGGCCGCCCTGAAGGCGCGGGGGCTGGACGCGACCTGGCTCCACGTATCGAGCGATGGCAAGAACAAACCGCAGATAGTCGCCGCCATCAAGAAGAGCATCGACGCCGGTATGCCGGTCCTGGCCATTGACCTGATTGAGACGCCAGAATGGGGCATCATCATCGGGTACCAGAAGAACGGCGAGGAGCTGCTCTGCCGTACGTACTTCGACAAGCGGAAGGGTTTCGACGTCGCCCGGAAGTTCCCGTTTGCGGTTGCCATACTGAAGCGGGAAGGCAAAGTGCCGGACGATGGAGCGAGCGTCAAGCAGGGTTTCCGCATCGTGGTCGAGAACCTGACGACGCCCAAGTACGGCGAGTACTACTCCGGGCTTGTCGCCTTCGACAAGTGGATGGCGCGGCTGCGCGACGACGACTTCACCCAGCTAGACAGCGCCAAGTTGTCGAACGTGATACAGGCCAACTACTGGACGTTCTCGCGGCTGGTTGCCGACCGGAAGACCGGCATCGAGTACCTTGGCATCGTGGCTCAGCAGATGCCGGGCCTGGAAGCCAAGACTGGAGCAGTGGCGGCGCTGTACCAGCGGGAGGTCGAGATACTGGAGCCGCTGCTCGAAGAAATGCCATGCCCGGGCAGCGTCGTGCCCGGCTGGCTGTGGGAGAAGGCGGACCGGGACAAGGAGATCTCCGCGCTCGCCGCCGCGCGCGCCATCGAGGAACAGGCTCTTCCGCTGTGGAAGGACCTGGCCAAGGCGAAGTGACCGAGACCAAGCACGAATGACGAAGTTCGAAATCCGAATCAAGCTCGAAACGAGGAGAATTCCCAGTTCGGGCTTCGGGCTTCTCCTCATTCACTCGTCATTCTGGTTTCGGACTTCGGGTTTGGCCCTGTCGGGACGTGGAGTATGCTAGAGGGATACCGCCCCGAGTACTTCCGCGAGGTGGCTTCCTTCGCGCGCAGGTGCCCCAACTTCTTCTACGTCACGCTCATCATCAAGGCGCATACGAAGCAGGGCTTCCCCGGTGAGTGCCACGTCTGGCGCGAGGACGGCCGCATCGTCGCCTTCTCCGCCGTCGCGTTCCTGAACCCGGACGACGCCTGGCTCTGGGGGATGAGGGTTGACCCTGAGTTTCGCAACAAGGGCGTGGCCGCCAGGTTCACGGAAGAGCAACTGCGCATCGCCAAAGCGGCCGGCCGCACCTGGGCCGGGCTGAACACACTCGACCACCGCAAGCCCGCGCCAACGTTCCGCGTGATGGAGAAGTTGGGATTCCGGCTGGAGGACACGTATGCGGACGATGTCTACTGGCGCAGGCCCAAACACGTGGCTCGGCCGCGGCTCGCGCCCTTTCGCGACTTCTACAGCCACTCGTCATCGCTTGGCCGCAGGACGTATTTCCACCAGCACCCGGGCTGGTTCTGCTCGCGGCTGATACCGCAGCGTCGGCGGGAAGTGAATCGGCTCG
It encodes:
- a CDS encoding PDZ domain-containing protein, whose product is MRTIAVVLLLFPVLALAQSCPGCPNSGKEAEPCHWLEVTGIVPDGPAARAGIRVGDALASYDGKPMGCRAELSAAQAAVQVDSVVASFRRGNKELNFVLPKGKLGIHFAEWMNDLRPDSGAKLIAGVPNLSWNEMNSFMGALQAVGHRIGDHSGYAFLSGVSGAAFRTQFFDTWCPSSPDATVGFDAGTAALKARGLDATWLHVSSDGKNKPQIVAAIKKSIDAGMPVLAIDLIETPEWGIIIGYQKNGEELLCRTYFDKRKGFDVARKFPFAVAILKREGKVPDDGASVKQGFRIVVENLTTPKYGEYYSGLVAFDKWMARLRDDDFTQLDSAKLSNVIQANYWTFSRLVADRKTGIEYLGIVAQQMPGLEAKTGAVAALYQREVEILEPLLEEMPCPGSVVPGWLWEKADRDKEISALAAARAIEEQALPLWKDLAKAK
- a CDS encoding GNAT family N-acetyltransferase, whose translation is MLEGYRPEYFREVASFARRCPNFFYVTLIIKAHTKQGFPGECHVWREDGRIVAFSAVAFLNPDDAWLWGMRVDPEFRNKGVAARFTEEQLRIAKAAGRTWAGLNTLDHRKPAPTFRVMEKLGFRLEDTYADDVYWRRPKHVARPRLAPFRDFYSHSSSLGRRTYFHQHPGWFCSRLIPQRRREVNRLGFTLDGVPLMVRRRRYVEKGRRYSGVTVNLFDRPPDFATLVPRLLALVPKRGHMVVNYPVEWQDQFRAAARAAVPKMKKNRGYWPSVWRIYGKELT